The genomic interval ACGCGTCCGTTGGGGAGGTTCATCACGTAGCCGGTGAGGCCGAGACGGCTCGCCCGTCGCTGGACGAAGTCCCGGTACCCGACTCCCTGGACCATGCCTTCGACCAGAATTTCGGCTCCGTGGACAGGGCCAGCCGATCTCATCTGGGCGTCGCGTGCACCCGCTCGGCCCACGAGAGAGCCAACGAAACCGCCTCGTCCGCGGCCTCCGCCGCCACCACCCCGTCCAGGTGTCCCCAGCTCTTGAGGCCCACGACCGGGATTCCCACTTTCAGCGCCAGCGCCACCTCGGAGAGGGTTCCGTACTCGCCGGGGAGCGCGATCACGGCGTGGGAGGAGCGGACGACCACGGCGTTCCGAGCGTGACCCAGGTCCGTGACGATCGAGAGGTCCACGAACGGATTGGCGTCGCGGTGACTGGGGCCTGGAAGGATCCCCACGCTCAGGCCGCCCGACTGGCGCGCCCCGCGCGCTGCAGCCTCCATGACGCCACCCAGCCCGCCGCACACGAGCACGGCCCCGGCGGTCGCGATCGCGCGGCCCACGTCCTCCGCGAGCTTCGCGACCGCCGCGCTGCACTGCCCGCCCCCCACCACGCCGATCTGCCAGAGAAGTTGGTCGGGGCGACTGGATT from Candidatus Rokuibacteriota bacterium carries:
- a CDS encoding TIGR00725 family protein; the protein is MVGGGQCSAAVAKLAEDVGRAIATAGAVLVCGGLGGVMEAAARGARQSGGLSVGILPGPSHRDANPFVDLSIVTDLGHARNAVVVRSSHAVIALPGEYGTLSEVALALKVGIPVVGLKSWGHLDGVVAAEAADEAVSLALSWAERVHATPR